Proteins co-encoded in one Artemia franciscana chromosome 10, ASM3288406v1, whole genome shotgun sequence genomic window:
- the LOC136031856 gene encoding X-ray repair cross-complementing protein 5-like, translating into MNRNKKDAFIIVLDVGPSTSDVAPNEDKSFLKKSTDCVNRIIQRKIFSESKDELAVIAFGTATTKNPTANVSTGYENIYVEVNFKPASWTMLDKVVSRSRTDVVAADWLKALYAAIDYFGCQVDENEKGFNSLTIAFFTDFSSPSEGNEKLLNEVIDSLKQSNITLYFIGPQIPEDVHLKKALSPLQKDGMSKALKIMESLGDAASSLSFLEADVEFAALPKRKKKSMPWKVDFKISDRLRIPVSGYLIVQKEGLPSWKEEATEKPGFGVTRERTHVKKDVEMTEVPADEIITGYQYGSKIIPFSAEDEQQMNYESGPRDFSVICFADATSIHESFFNGNSTMNFIARPGDQMAQSLLSAFIRALSESGKVAIVRRVYNVRNRPTIGFLSPVIKLHAEYLEYINLPYSEDVRKIQFPSLVRAEEKLADDQKAAVDDLIKSMDLTDREGRELYRSVDTLDPYTQYVYQVLSHRQLHPEEPIKEFMDDAKRQAMKPLEVSEELKENAALSLKRVAEVFPIEVIQKRKRKVEELKIGQREEEVLPTPGPSGVQPTAGELSIADILGSKVTAVGTVAPIDDFQTLINRGEDARLACIQLEDVVIRLVVEAPPVSNHYLAVKAIDCLKALRAFCVKVDPDIYNIWTNKLKKALLEKKNFELLNVIREGHLGPISPEENPNSLIQSKDIEEFFHVQTEAEPELTKEVEEENLLEEL; encoded by the exons ATGAACAGAAACAAAAAG GATGCTTTCATTATTGTTCTAGATGTTGGACCTTCAACATCTGATGTAGCACCAAATGAAGACAAATCTTTCTTAAAAAAGTCAACAGACTGTGTCAATAGGATAATTCAAAGAAAG attttttctgaATCAAAAGATGAATTGGCTGTCATAGCTTTTGGTACTGCGACAACGAAAAATCCAACTGCCAATGTTTCAACTGGCTACGAGAATATATATGTTGAAGTCAATTTTAAGCCTGCATCTTGGACTATGCTGGATAAAGTTGTAAGTCGATCTCGAACGGATGTTGTTGCAGCTGATTGGCTGAAAGCATTATATGCCGCTATAGACTATTTTGGGTGCCAAGTTGATGAAAACGAAAAAGGATTTAATAGTCTAACAATCGcttttttcactgatttttcaTCTCCTTCTGAGGGCAATGAAAAACTGTTGAATGAGGTCATTGACAGTTTGAAGCAAAGTAACATTACTTTGTActttat tGGACCCCAAATCCCTGAAGatgttcatttgaaaaaagcgCTAAGTCCTTTACAAAAAGATGGAATGAGTAAGGCTCTAAAGATAATGGAATCACTAGGTGATGCTGCATCCTCTCTTTCGTTTCTCGAAGCTGATGTCGAATTTGCTGCTCTGCCGAAGCGGAAGAAAAAGTCAATGCCATGGAAAGTCgatttcaaaatttcagatCGACTGCGTATTCCAGTGTCTGGGTACTTAATTGTTCAGAAGGAAGGATTGCCATCTTGGAAGGAGGAAGCCACTGAAAAACCTGGGTTTGGAGTCACTCGCGAGAGAACGCACGTTAAAAAGGATGTAGAAATGACTGAAGTTCCAGCTGATGAAATCATTACTGGCTATCAATATGGATCTAAAATTATACCCTTCTCag CTGAGGATGAACAGCAAATGAACTATGAATCGGGACCCCGAGACTTCTCAGTCATATGCTTTGCCGATGCAACTTCTATACACGAATCCTTCTTTAATGGAAATTCTACTATGAACTTTATTGCAAGGCCTGGAGATCAG ATGGCGCAATCCTTACTTTCTGCCTTTATACGTGCTCTTTCCGAATCTGGAAAGGTGGCTATTGTCCGTCGAGTTTATAATGTTCGCAACCGACCTACGATTGGTTTTCTTTCTCCAGTAATAAAACTCCACGCAGAG TACCTAGAATATATAAATCTGCCATATTCAGAAGATGTGAGAAAAATACAGTTTCCGTCCTTAGTCAGAGCAGAAGAGAAACTAGCTGATGATCAAAAAGCAGCTGTTGATGACCTGATCAAAAGCATGGATTTAACAGATCGCGAAGG gaGAGAATTATATAGAAGTGTTGATACGCTTGATCCATATACGCAATATGTTTATCAAGTTTTGAGCCATCGCCAATTACACCCAGAAGAGCCGATTAAAGAATTTATGGACGATGCAAAAAGACAAGCCATGAAACCCTTGGAAGTGTCGGAGGAGCTTAAAGAAAATGCAGCCCTATCTCTGAAAAGAGTCGCAGAAGTTTTTCCTATTGAAGTTATCCAGAAAAGGAAGAGGAAAGTGGAAGAGCTAAAAATCGGACAAAGGGAGGA AGAGGTTTTACCTACTCCTGGACCAAGCGGAGTACAACCAACAGCCGGAGAGCTTAGTATAGCGGATATACTGGGTAGTAAAGTAACTGCTGTTGGGACTGTTGCGCCTATAGATGATTTCCAGACGCTTATTAATCGGGGAGAGGATGCAAGACTTG cTTGCATCCAGCTAGAAGATGTGGTTATTCGACTTGTCGTTGAAGCTCCACCGGTGTCAAATCATTATCTTGCCGTGAAAGCCATCGATTGTTTGAAAGCATTAAGAGCCTTTTGCGTAAAAGTAGATCCAGACATCTACAACATATGgacaaataaactgaaaaaagcacTTCTgga